gggggcaagAAGAATGGGCACGGCAGCATGGCAGGCAGGGCCACAGGACCCCAAGGAGAAGCAATCAGGGCAGAGGTTCTTTGAGTCCAGCAAATaaggagagggcaggagaagaaaAGTGGCCAGTCAGGAAGGAATAGATTAGAATAGGATAAGGGAGTGAGGAGAAAGAGGCCAGGGCAGAGTTTGAGACCGTAGAATCCACCATCTCAGCACTGGGGCTCCTCCAGCTAACTGTGAGGCCTAGATGGGATACTGACAAAGACCTATTTGGTGGCTCTGCAAAACTCAGCCCCACCCGGGCTGGGAGCACTGGAAGGCCAGGCCACAGGTACATGGCATCTAGGGTTCTGCTGACATCCCACCACAACCATGTCCCAGAGAGCAATTTTCAGAATTCATCGTCAGGAACCATCTTCCAGGGCTCATATGTGGGCAGGTTGATAAGGAAGCAGCGCCCCCTGCTAGTATGTGCTACCAAAGATACTGGTTCACCAAAGCATGACTGGGGTTCATTCATGCCTCACCAGACCAAGCTAGGATGCTGGATTGATGACTTGTTATTCTCCCTGACCTACCCCCACTTAATCCCAGTTTTTCTCAAATAAGAAGATAGACAAAGGCAgtgcccccctgccctccccccaacacagGATCTGCCCATTCCGGTGAGAGCCTGGTTGCCTGCCACTGGGTTGGTCTCTGTGAAGAACTCAGGACAGCTCAGCTTCTGCCCTCCACTGCCTTCTCTTGCTTGGGGTGTTTATAAAGGCCCCCAGGAGCCTCTGGAAATGACCCCCAAGGTCTAGCTCCTCTCTATAGACCAAAGCCCCTGGGTGCCAGAGCATACACTTTCTTCTGGAGAACAGCATGCCGTTTGGGATCCCTATGCCAGCAGATGGGAGAGCCATTTCTCTATCAGATGGGTTTCCAATCTTGCCCACAAGCCTGCAGTTTCAGCTCAGGGCTTCATTAGGTACAATGAAGTCTTGGCCTCTCACAGTCAAGGGATATGTGCCCCTTTTAGCAGATTTAGGGCATTTTCCAAATGACTTGGCATTGACTGTTAAGATGCCAGCATTGTGAAAAAAGGACATGGGACTTAGTTGGCTCCTTTGTGGATGAGGCAGCTGGAACTAGAGCAGATATGCTTGCAGTCCTCCTTTGGACCTCTAGAAGCATCTTCCTAGGGCCTAGGAAGGGTACCTTCCTACACTGGGGCTAAAGACCAGAATCCAGGAGCCTGCTTCTTCTGTCTGCTGCTCTGCTCCccacaaatgaaaaatatcactAAAAGGCTGCTCCTGGGCACCTGCACTTTGAGTCTAAGGCAGACCACCTGGGTGATGGCTTAGAGGCTGCCCCCACACCACCAAGAAAAACAGTGGGGAGCAAGGAGGCGGTCTTAaatctcaacacacacacacacacacacacacacacacacccctcccagtAGCTGCTAAGACCTGCTTTACATCAGGTCCTGTGCCTTTATTTGATGGGTTTTATTGCCACCAACCAACCCTGGACTTGGACTCTAGGCTGACTACCATTGCCCCCCCTCAGCTGTTCATCTGCCTGTTCATAGGGAggttgtgggagagggaagaACATGAGAACATTCCTGGCTGCCAAGGCTcaggaagcaagagaaacaaGGACTACGGCAGgcccctgggggtgggagggtgggggcacaAGATGTGAAGGTGGAGGTAGTACTGCCTCGGCAGCCAGCCCTGCTCTGCGCTTGGCAGCCACGGCATACTCTTCATCATCAGAATGCTTCCTCTGTCAGGCAGGGCTTTCAAATGGCTGGAGGTCTGCTTTACCATTCTCTTCTAGAACCTTTTCTCCCTgctcttttcatcattttgtatTACCTTCCCCACCCAGTGGGATCTTCCCACTCTCCTTAAATCTTAGAGAAGAACGCAGGCCCTTGGGGTTCCCACTACTCCATTGTCTCCCAGTGTCCACGAGAGGGGGCTGTGGGAAGTGATCCTCTGGCCCACAATCCCTACATTCCTGGAATGGGATCTGGACAGGGAGCCCGGTTTGACCCCTGATTCCCGTGGAAGTAGTCAGGAGCCGGCCcccatttcttcccttcccttccttttaggctccatgcccaaagtggggcttgaactcatgaccctgagatccagagtcacgtgctctgccgattgagccagccaggtgccccaggcccccATTTCTCACCACACACTCCTTCCCATGAGGACAGCCATAGgtatctgtttctctctgtgaCAGAAACCAGCCTAGTTTCTGTACCCGGGAATGAGTTTCATGTGTCTTCCTGGGAGAATCCTGTAATAAGTGTCTTGTAGGAGTGTGTATTATGTGTCATTTCTACCTTTCTGACTTCCTTTTGATGATGTTCTGTGGGGTAGAAGTGGGGAACATCGCTTGTTCTTGCAGTAACTTACAGGACAGGTTTTTTAGAGAGCTTGCTTTCCTGCATCCATCCTGTTGATGGATTAAAGCAAGAGCTTTTGAGTACTGCTTGCCTGCACCCTGGGCTTCCATCAAAGGTAGAAAAAACCTCCCCCATACCTGTTCCTCACAGACCTGTCCCAACTTCCCTTTGGCACAAAATCAGGGAAGTTTCTGTGAAAACTGGGACTCCCCAAATGTCTACGCAAGCCAGCCTGTTCTCCTGACTTAACCCTGAGCTCGCCTCTGAGCTCCACCCCACACCAGCCATGGACTCTTCACTCTCCCCTGTTCCTCCACAGCAGGGCCAGCCCCACTTTCTTGGCACCACAAGATTCATTCTCTTAGCTTCTGACCACAGAAATAGGAGACTTCTCCTTCCTTACCTGGACAAAGAAGATGGACACTCCAGAGATGAACCCCGGGGATCTCAAGCACATCTTGAACTCTGGAACCTGCAGGACCCACACATGTTGGtgcgcacacacatatgcacacatgtatgcacacgtTTTTGCTGACACACAAAACCCATTTTTGCAAACATTCATGTGGCTAAGATACTGAAGCCACCAGGGGACCAAGGCCTCACTGCCTGCCCTAGACTTCTGgcacctgggccacccagggcgTGGTGGTGACAATTGCTTTGCTTCTTACTGCCTTCGGCTGTTCTGAGGGCTATTTATATGCTCGAGAAAGTGAAGGAGGCTGGTTGCTTAGCTAATGCTGAGCTCTGACTCTCTGGAGTAGGACCTGAGTCTGTGGGTCTCAGGGCCACCTTCTGAAAGGCCCAAAGTTTGGGATCTATCATACTTTGTCCTTCTGCCTCCTGGGGGCTTCACTGGCTCTCCTCTaggccacccccagccccctgtCCCCAGCATGCCAATGCCCCACCCCTCTGTAGGCATCCAGTCCCATCCATCACTaaccttcctgccctcccctcaaGTCATCCCCTTTGACCCCCAGAGTGACTTGTCCCCTTCGACCACACATGACACCGCACAGCACAGCGGTCTCCATTGTGACAGGGTCCTTCCCTGATCTCTGGCTTCAGAGACCTGATGGCCAACCCTCTCTGAAGCCAGAGGGCTAACCCCAGTCCTATTGCTGCCCCTTAGACCAATGTGCAGTACAACATCCCTgtgtcctctgcctccctcccggccATCAAGAGCCTGGGCCTCAGGGGCATCACCTGCATCAGCCTGACCAACCTGGATGACTCACCAGCTTCGCATGAGGTGCTGGAGTGTGTTGCCTACCACTTGGGCCCGCATCTGCAGAGCTTGTGCCTCAGTGGGGGCAGCCCCTCGGAGGCCGCCTTTGTGGCCCTGATCCTAGGCTGCCCAGCCCTGCGTATCCTTGACCTCAGTGGCTGCAACAGCCTCTTCACATCGGGCATGCTACTAGCTCAGCCTGAGACGGCACAGCGGGTCCAGCAGGTGTTGAGTGGCCTCTGTGAGCTCAACTTGGCTGGCCTGTGGGACCTGACCGACCTCAGCTTCAACCGGCTCAGCAGCTGTGCCCCCAGCTTGGAGCGCCTCTCCTTGGCCTACTGTCACCTCACCTTTGAATTaggcccagcctggggctccctTGGCCCCCAAgactcctccccctcccaacTCTCCTTCCACAACCTGCTGCGGTTCGTGAAGGAAAGGGCTGGTAGGCTGCATGCCCTGGACCTGAGTGGCACTGGCTTGCTCCCTGAGGCCCTGCAGGCTCTGGGTCAGGTGGCCGGGCTGCAGCTGCAGGAACTGAGCCTGCATGGCTGCCAGGACCTCTCCACAGAGGCTGTGGCTGCCCTTTGCCGCCTGCAATCGGGCCTGATCTCCCTGGACCTCGGCGGCTGCTCAGGACTGGCTGACGGGGCACTCGTGGCCATAAGCTGGGGCCTGGGACACCTGCAGCGCCTCAGCCTGAGGAAGCTGCAGCGGCTGACAGACGCAGGATGTACGGCCCTGGGGGGCCTGCAGGAGCTGCAGAGCTTGGACCTGGCAGAGTGCTGCCTGGTGAGTGGGTGGGGCCTGGCTCAGGCCCTGGGTTCAGGGCACAGAGCCCCAGCCCCACTGGCCTCCCTCAGCCTGGCCTACTGCGCCTCACTCAAGGTGAGCAcaccatctccttccttcctctccagggCTGTGGCTGGGGGAGTTGCACATGTGGCAGCAGGGAGGAACTGCCCAATGTTTATGTCCAAGGAACAGTAGTGACAACAGAACTTAGGACACAAGGGGAAAGGAGCCTGGACAGACAGTGCTGCTGCCAGCACTCCCCTGCTCAGCCCCTACCATGTGCCTGCATGGAGGGAGGTCCAGGACACCAGGCTGGCCCAGCCCACAAGGTGGCACACACCTTGTATGCAAAGTGCTCGGTGACCCGGGCAGTCTGGGTAGGGGTACTGAGTGCAGGTGTTCGTTCTGGAGGCAGGAAAGATGAAAGAAGGGGTCTGCAGGGAATGGGCACCGAGGCTACACAGGGAGGTTGCTCAGGCAGGGCCTGACAGAGGTAATATGATGTGTCACAGGGTCATTTCTTGGCTGCAGCCAGTTCATTAGGACTCAGCCCTGTCCCTCTGGGTGGCATCCCTAACTTGGCAGTATCAGCCTCTCCCTCTTTAGTGGATCATTCCTTCAAACTGTCAATGTACCCAGGGCATTCCAACCTGAACACCGTCTCCTTTCCCCCACAAGTGCTTCTCTTGCCCTGCCCCACTCTGTCTTCCTGTTACCGCCATGTGTCTCTTTATCAGCTCTCCCACGTATCTCTGCATCTCTTTACAAACCAGCTTCCTCTACTCTGCCCTTAGCTCCTGCTTCTGGCAGGTGGCAGCCCTACCCCCACAGTGACCTCAGAGTTCTGCTTCACATTCTAGAGGGAGCATACCTGACTGGCTCAGCTAGGGTCAGATGTCCAATGAGGGTCCAATAAGCTGTGGTCAGAGGGCTGCCTCAGCCCACACCTTCAGGAGGGGCCTGGAGTACAGGCAGGGCAGATACTTTAGAAACTTCCACCTGCATCCTTCCTGCCCCAGACAATCTAGGCCTTTGTCCTCCAGCAAACTCCTCCTGGTGTCCCTACCTTTCACCAACACAGGAACATTGTTGCTTCCCTCTATGGACCCACTGGTACCTCTCTGTTGCCTGTGGGGCTGGAATCTTGAGTAGAACCTGCATAGGGACCCTTGCAGAAGTCACCTGCTCattgctctctcctttctccacttCCCTCCTAGGATGCCTCAGTGCTCTCCCTGatctcagtgctgagcccaagcCTCAGGGTGCTAGACTTATCTTCCTGTGTGGCCCTCACCAACAGGACCCTGCAGGCCATCTGTGCCTACCTAACCCACCTCTCAGTCCTGCGCCTGGCCTGGTGTAAGGAGCTCCAAGACTGGGGACTTCTGGGGCTGGGGGAACCAAGTGAAGAGCCTACACAGGAGCCCCAGGTGCAGGTCATGGAAGGCGGGGGCGGTCCCTGGATTCagctacccacccccaccccccgcccctcctgaaTGTCTCTCTAGGACCATTTGAGGGCCAAACTCAGGAGGAACCTGAGAAGCAGGAGCCTCTTCCCACAGCTACATCAAGAGTTGGAGCATCAGGCCTCAGGCCCCAAGGAGCCTCCCCAGCCACagggcccttccctgctcatgctgcgGGCCTTGCAGGAGTTGGACCTCACAGCCTGCAGCAAGCTAACTGATGCCAGTTTGGCCAAGGTGTGGGATTGGGACTGGAGGTGTGGATAGGCTGATGATCCTGGCACTAGACCCAGGCCCAGGCCAACCCACTCTTTGCTTGGAAGAAGTTCCATTCTCTTTGGCTTCTGCTAcctctggctgggggtgggggaacctgGAAGAGCCCTGGCTCCAGTGCCCTATCATACCCTCCCACTCCTCACCCCATCCTTGCAGGTGCTCCGGTTCCCCCAGCTGAGGCAACTGTCACTGAGCCTGTTGCCAGCACTCACAGACAAGGGTTTGGTGGCTGTGGCCAAGGGCTGCCCCAGCCTGGAGCACTTGGTGCTGAGTCACTGCAGCCTCCTCAGTGATGAGGGCTGGGCCCAGGCAGCCAGCTCCTGGCCGAGGCTGCGGCACCTCAACCTATCCAGCTGCAGTCAGCTCACAGAGCAGTGAGTTGTCTGATGATGCCACAAGTCAGtacaggggctgggctgggtccCCATGCCAGGTCAGGCACTCACTGGAGGCGTCCCCACAGAACTCTGGATACCATTGGGCAGGCGTGCAAGCAGCTCCGGATGTTAGATGTGTCCATGTGCCCTGGTATCAGCATGGCTGCCATCAGGCACTTCCAAGCCCAACTGCCTCAGGTGGCCTGCATCCAGTCCCGCTTCGTGGGAGGGGCTGACCTGACCTTGACGCTCTAGGGGCAGGTCAGTAACCAACCCTTTGGCCCAGCCTCCATTGCCCTGAGTCCCCAGCCCTGACCTCTTGACCTGGAGTTTGACCGAATGCCTCCTACCCTCCTCTGCCACATACCCCAAGCTACAAACTCCTTTTCTAGGACTGGGGATAGAACTAATCCGGGGCAGCACAAGGGGCTTCCTGCTCCAGTCTGCCCTACAGCCCAGCAAGCACCTCTTCCAGCTATAGGCTGCTGCCACAGGCCCATAGAAATGCCAGCTCCTGCTCTCCTGACCAGGCCTAGGTCCGGAGGCCAGGCCCACAGGTGGGATGCCTCTGATGTTGGGGAGGAGCCGACCTTGTGCCACTTGCCCTGCCCACTTCTCACACCTAAGGCCTGTGCCTCACCTTGTTCCCTATAAGGAGCTCTCCCAGCCCTTACCAGCACGGAGTTTTAGCAGCCAAGCCACAGACTTTGTTGTAAACTCAAACAAGATTAAAAATTCCAGATCTTACCTCCTTGTCTGAAGTTCTCAGGCTaaagggctccctcccctccctacctcaGTTGAAGCAGCCCAGCCTAGCCCAGGGACAACGTGGACAAAACACCAGAGGCACATAGACAATTTCTTCCTTACACCTGACCTAAAGCACCACAGGCACCACCAGCAAGTCCTAACTTCTTCCCCAACATGGTTGGAGACTAGAAGCCTGGAGGCCTCTCCCAGCATGAGCCTCCAAGCATGTCTTGCAGGAAAGGCACATCCCAGACAGACCCGAGGAGCACAATGATTAAGGATGCAGTggtcttcagaaagaaaaaaagagagaggacaggaTCTCTGGCTTGGAAGGGTCATTAGAGGGCATCTAGTCCAACCTCCTAAACAGTGCCAGTGACTTCTCAACAGCAGCTCTGAGAAGCCACTTGGCCCTTCATGTGTCCACCCACACtttgtccatctatccatcagtTCTAGGAACAGCTAGCATGGCTGCCTGAGTGCCTGCAGCACTGTACTTTATGTGGGGATTCAGAGGTGCCAAAGCTTTCCCAGCGCCCCGGTCACTGGGGGAGGCAAATTAGCCAACAGACAGGGACAGTCCAGTGTGCAGGGCATGCATAAATAGAGAAGCACCTGGAACTGGGAGCCCAGGGGAGCAATGAACATACCCTGGGAGATCAAGGAAAGACTCAAGGCAGTGAAAAgcgagaagggaaggaagagggcaaTCAGAAAGGACCAGGGAAATGCACAGTGCAGGCCAGAGCTGGCACTGGGGAGGAAAGGGCGGGTCTCACAGGATGTAGGGAGGATGCCAGCTTGGATCAAGCACAGAGAACTCTGCAAGCCACAGGCCTTTTATTAGATGGCATAAACCACGTGTCTGCAGCCCATCTTAGCTCAACTCTGCTCAGTTGGGAAACTGTGACCATCATCCCATGGACAACAGGGAGGCACTGAAAAATACAGGTTGGGGGtagtgtgcatgtgagtgtatAATCAGATCAACTTCATGTTTGAGAAAGACTTGGGGTATTGAGGACCAGAGGAGCAAGGCAGGAAGTCAGGAGATTCTTGCCAAGATGTTGGTGGCCTGGACAAAGGAGTGGAGACATTGGGGAGGAGGAACTGATGCTATTAGAAGGCTTAACTGCATCTGGGATCCTGACCTCAATTTCCATTTTGAACTCAATAGCAAGTTGAACTATTCCAACTGTGGTGGGAAGTCTCTGAATGTAGGAGTGGGCATGTTGGGCCCTGGAGGCCTGAGTCAGAAGCAGGTGCTCTCCCAGCACATTCTCCAAAGAGATGCCATTTCATCAGTTTTCAAGGTAACATGTTGATGGTCAATACTGTTAAAAAGGTACTGAGATGGTGTTGAGAAATAGCGGTagtgagaggcacagagaaggtcaGAGTGGTGGCAGCTTTCAGCCTGCCCTGTGGCTTGGTGTGCTAGCCTCTGAGATTGACCTCCAGCTGGGCCCAATACCCCTCACCACTTTCTGTCCCCAGTGGTCTTGCCTGTCCGTGGCCACCACCACACCCTGCTGCTGCAGTGGATTTGAATCAGAATGCAAGGCTTGCACTGAATTCCCTCATCAGAATCAACACATCCTTCCACCACCAGGGGACAGGTTTGAAATCTTGAGTTTGCCCTTCAGCACAAAGCAGACCCAGCTTCACATCTATTCCTTCATGCCTCTCACCAGAGGGCCTCGAAAAGGACAAAGAGCAGGGCCAACCAGGGCTGAGGACTGAGTTCAAACTGTTAGGAGCCTTTTAGAAACATGGCTTTCAGACTAGGCCCCTGCTCATGTTGCCCAGGAAGGCATCCACTTAGGACAACACCTTCTGCCTTGCCACAGGTCCCTCAACTGACCCCCCAGACCATAGGCCATCCCTCTCTGCAGGCCCAGCACTCAGGAAGGCTGAGGACTCATCTTGTGGAAGGACAATAGGTCCAGCTTGTCTCCAGCCTCCTGCAGAATACCCTCAGCTACGGCTCCCCAGGTTTGTGGCCCCAAGCAGTGACCTTGACCTGATGCCCCATCTCATTTGCCAGCTAAGCTTGAAGGCAGGCTTGGCCCACAGGTTCAGAACTGGCTCGACACATACATAAGAGCCAAGCAGACTTTATTTCTGCTGCAGCCTCTGTTTGTCCGGATATCTGGGCTTTTCCACCCTCCACTCTTCATGGTTGCCGCAGTGCCAGCAGCTGTGGCCCACGGCCAACCTCACTGTCAAGGTTCAGGGATGCTGCAGTCATAGCAGAAGTTGAaattggtggggggcggggggatgggagGTGGCTGCTCAGGAATGGGCACATTCTCCAGCTCCAACAACCGCAGCTTGGTCTCCATCGTCAACAGCTGTTCCAGGTCCAGCCGAGTCTGCTCACTACCCATGGGACTTCCCAGCAGGGCGCTCAGCCCATCTGTCCACAGGTGGAACTGGGGACAGGGCCAGCTCCATGAGGGCCTGCCCATCTCTTCCCCGGCCCATCTGCCCAAGTCAGCTCAGCCTGGCCCAGACACTTACCTCCCGTTTGGATGGGGCGATGAAGTTGAGGtatgcctcctcctccccatggTCATAGCTGACTGAGAAGGCTAACTCATAGAGATCCTGGGGAAGCCAGGGAGCTGAGAGCACTGAGCAGGGAACAGGGCAGGGCAGATGT
The Lynx canadensis isolate LIC74 chromosome E2, mLynCan4.pri.v2, whole genome shotgun sequence genome window above contains:
- the LRRC29 gene encoding leucine-rich repeat-containing protein 29, with translation MSFLCFQSPDPGKVRPLRTPPYPPSLPPWRDANTQQGKQGRATETAVKRYHIGSTGTSGADPNRHNCDGSGGSTSFPRPSPRKSMLTYILSFLPLSDQKEASLVSRAWYCAAQNALREQGQPHFLGTTRFILLASDHRNRRLLLPYLDKEDGHSRDEPRGSQAHLELWNLQDPHMLTNVQYNIPVSSASLPAIKSLGLRGITCISLTNLDDSPASHEVLECVAYHLGPHLQSLCLSGGSPSEAAFVALILGCPALRILDLSGCNSLFTSGMLLAQPETAQRVQQVLSGLCELNLAGLWDLTDLSFNRLSSCAPSLERLSLAYCHLTFELGPAWGSLGPQDSSPSQLSFHNLLRFVKERAGRLHALDLSGTGLLPEALQALGQVAGLQLQELSLHGCQDLSTEAVAALCRLQSGLISLDLGGCSGLADGALVAISWGLGHLQRLSLRKLQRLTDAGCTALGGLQELQSLDLAECCLVSGWGLAQALGSGHRAPAPLASLSLAYCASLKDASVLSLISVLSPSLRVLDLSSCVALTNRTLQAICAYLTHLSVLRLAWCKELQDWGLLGLGEPSEEPTQEPQLHQELEHQASGPKEPPQPQGPSLLMLRALQELDLTACSKLTDASLAKVLRFPQLRQLSLSLLPALTDKGLVAVAKGCPSLEHLVLSHCSLLSDEGWAQAASSWPRLRHLNLSSCSQLTEQTLDTIGQACKQLRMLDVSMCPGISMAAIRHFQAQLPQVACIQSRFVGGADLTLTL